AAGCACGATTATTATGGAGATTTAAGAAACAGGCTATATCAGTTTTTTATAGAGCAAGGGGTAATTCTTCGCCCAGTGGGTAATACAATTTATGTGTTGCCACCTTATACCATTTCTGATGAAAGCCTCAATATCATTTACCAAAAAATATTGGAGAGTATAGATAAATTTGGAGAAGTTTTTTGATGAGAGCTATAAAGTATAGCTATTAACTTTATCAATAAAAATAATTTAGAGATATGGTGTATCAGTATAAAAATATAGGTTATTCCTTTTTAATAATAATTACTTCGCTAGTGGCGTGTAAAGAGGGTAAATCTAACCCTAACCCTTTACCAAAAGAAGATGATAAATCGGTAGTAATTCAAAAAACAAAAGAGGTTAAAAGTCTTGCCAATTTGCTCATACACGAAGTAGTGAACAGACTACCTACATCTGATACCCTTTACATTGCAGTGGAAAAGCAGTATCCTATCTGTGGGAACGATGAGCGATTTAAAGGTGATGGAACAATGGCTTCTACTAGCGACACGAAAGAAATTAGTATAAATTCTACAGAGGCTTATGAATCACTTTATAAAGTTAAAAACACAACAGTAGTAACAGGAGGGCTTTTAGATGGGGATTATTTTAATGCTGATTCAACGGAATTTAGCTTTAATCTTTTAGAAGAAAAAACCAGTCTATTTATTGGATTTTGTTTCAATTAAAAACGATAAAGTAGAGGTGGCGATAAAACATAATGATAAAGAAAAAACTCATATCACTGTAGTTTTTAAAAATAATCAGTGGGTGGTTTTACACTAAAGCCTTTTGGTAATATTATTTTTTTGAAATTAAATAAGAATAATTAAAAAAAATTACTGCGACTTATCTTGTCTTTTATTATGGTTACCTTTATCCAAAAAAACAATGAAAAAACTATTTTTGGATGATGTTCGTACAGTATCAATGGTCTATCCTAATGCAAGTGATGGTGAGTTTGATGTAGTACGGTCTTATCAAGAGTTTGTAGAATATATAGTTAACAATGGATTGCCAGACTATATTAGTTTTGATAATGATTTGGGGCTTGATGATAATGGTAATATTGCCCCAGATGGTTT
This Riemerella anatipestifer DNA region includes the following protein-coding sequences:
- a CDS encoding cyclic-phosphate processing receiver domain-containing protein, which codes for MKKLFLDDVRTVSMVYPNASDGEFDVVRSYQEFVEYIVNNGLPDYISFDNDLGLDDNGNIAPDGLEAVKWLVYESGLDLRNLKYFVHSANPVASEQIKGLMENYMRHLNSES